Proteins from a single region of Vairimorpha necatrix chromosome 6, complete sequence:
- a CDS encoding DDE-TNP-IS1595 domain-containing protein: MCETSEPTYISVKEIIMETISNSSTVVTTIGGVGQRIQIDETAICNGIIVSNPYSRLDSEPGIRWIIGGVLEGNCREFFVELIPNRKWETILLVLKKYVKVGTDIVTDGYPSYPRAISEFGSHHSVVNHSMGFCNEEGQNTNYVENMWSHLKHDYRKRGGMNKIRIKCWLDEF, encoded by the coding sequence ATGTGTGAAACTTCAGAACCAACATATATTTCtgtaaaagaaataataatggAAACAATTTCCAACTCTTCTACTGTTGTTACGACGATAGGTGGAGTTGGTCAGAGGATACAAATAGACGAAACAGCTATTTGTAATGGAATTATAGTATCGAATCCCTATAGTCGATTGGATTCTGAACCTGGAATTCGGTGGATAATAGGAGGTGTATTGGAAGGAAATTGTAGAGAGTTTTTTGTGGAACTAATACCCAATAGAAAATGGGAAACGATTTTACtagtattaaaaaaatatgtaaaagtAGGCACGGATATAGTAACTGATGGTTATCCATCCTATCCACGTGCTATAAGTGAATTTGGTTCTCACCATAGTGTGGTAAATCACTCTATGGGATTTTGTAATGAAGAAGgacaaaatacaaattatgTAGAAAATATGTGGTCGCATTTAAAGCATGATTATAGAAAGCGTGGAGGaatgaataaaataagaattaaaTGTTGGTTAGATGAGTTTTAA
- a CDS encoding pol polyprotein, producing the protein MINKYMGAIPNRELTSVGCGQEARRLLEELKGIVYGLILSDYDFEKNVKKEIFDLGTDELKEFMVKNIKIGDHWKVMETKLEELVKVQGEKGMGLRALLKKSHPPKKITLTN; encoded by the coding sequence atgataaataaatacatggGGGCGATACCGAATCGTGAGCTAACAAGTGTTGGCTGTGGTCAAGAGGCCAGAAGGTTATTAGAAGAGCTTAAGGGGATTGTTTATGGACTAATATTGTCTGATTATGATTTTGAGAAGAATGTAAAGAAGGAGATTTTTGATCTTGGAACTGATGAGTTGAAAGAATTTATGGTTAAGAATATTAAGATTGGAGATCATTGGAAAGTTATGGAAACCAAATTAGAGGAATTGGTTAAAGTACAGGGGGAAAAGGGTATGGGATTACGGGCGCTACTTAAAAAATCGCAcccccctaaaaaaattacattgaccaattaa
- a CDS encoding DDE-TNP-IS1595 domain-containing protein, which produces MNRMMDEMLQFNTYNPIFADNDRAIDYGLKNNLLYPCIPRTNDQCKGIMFIQNISLFSQGKGYKCSKKICKRRCSLNKGSKFKSLDIEFKKNFRCIYCWCLSYTNFQAINMCETSEPTYISVKEIIMETISNSSTVVTTIGGVGQRIQIDETAICNGIIVSNPYSRLDSEPGIRWIIGGVLEGNCREFFVELIPNRKWETILLVLKKYVKVGTDIVTDGYPSYPRAISEFGSHHSVVNHSMGFCNEEGQNTNYVENMWSHLKHDYRKRGGMNKIRIKCWLDEF; this is translated from the coding sequence ATGAACAGGATGATGGACGAAATGCTTCAATTCAATACATACAATCCTATTTTCGCTGATAATGACAGGGCAATCGACTACGGATTGAAGAACAACTTGTTATATCCTTGTATTCCCCGTACTAATGATCAGTGCAAAGgaattatgtttattcaAAACATATCTTTGTTTTCTCAAGGAAAGGGGTACAAATgtagcaaaaaaatttgtaaacgAAGATGTTCATTAAATAAAggttctaaatttaaatctttagatattgaatttaaaaaaaattttcgttGCATTTATTGTTGGTGTTTGTCATATACTAATTTTCAGGCTATCAACATGTGTGAAACTTCAGAACCAACATATATTTCtgtaaaagaaataataatggAAACAATTTCCAACTCTTCTACTGTTGTTACGACGATAGGTGGAGTTGGTCAGAGGATACAAATAGACGAAACAGCTATTTGTAATGGAATTATAGTATCGAATCCCTATAGTCGATTGGATTCTGAACCTGGAATTCGGTGGATAATAGGAGGTGTATTGGAAGGAAATTGTAGAGAGTTTTTTGTGGAACTAATACCCAATAGAAAATGGGAAACGATTTTACtagtattaaaaaaatatgtaaaagtAGGCACGGATATAGTAACTGATGGTTATCCATCCTATCCACGTGCTATAAGTGAATTTGGTTCTCACCATAGTGTGGTAAATCACTCTATGGGATTTTGTAATGAAGAAGgacaaaatacaaattatgTAGAAAATATGTGGTCGCATTTAAAGCATGATTATAGAAAGCGTGGAGGaatgaataaaataagaattaaaTGTTGGTTAGATGAGTTTTAA
- a CDS encoding reverse transcriptase: MAVIFKRCHIEIKSGSKMLLNKKIRRGILQRYSLSPLLFVLCMDPLSRKLTSTYLKVGIQTHESVYVTNHLLFFDDLKFLAENFVVLKLMNEETKKGFSSVGLEMNRSKSATNCSDWSEDAVALEGHQGYKYLGITEDAYSAVRRETFGNVRSESPQRVEKLCKTQLYSKNMIQAINKHAISVIN; encoded by the coding sequence ATGGCAGTCATCTTTAAAAGGTGTCACATTGAGATAAAATCAGGATCGAAAATGTTACTGAATAAGAAGATTAGAAGAGGCATATTACAAAGGTATTCCTTGTCGCCGCTTTTGTTTGTACTGTGTATGGACCCGTTGAGCAGGAAGCTAACTTCAACTTACCTAAAAGTAGGAATACAGACCCACGAAAGTGTTTATGTAACAAACcatcttctattttttgatGATCTTAAGTTCCTCGCAGAGAACTTTGTCGTTTTAAAACTGATGAATGAGGAAACTAAAAAGGGTTTCTCATCTGTAGGTTTAGAAATGAACAGAAGCAAGTCTGCAACTAACTGTAGTGATTGGAGTGAAGATGCTGTAGCACTAGAAGGACATCAAGGATACAAATACCTTGGCATAACAGAAGATGCCTATAGTGCTGTCAGAAGAGAGACTTTTGGAAATGTAAGAAGTGAGAGCCCACAGAGGGTTGAAAAACTGTGCAAGACTCAATTATATAGTAAGAATATGATTCAAGCTATTAATAAGCATGCAATATCTGTTATAAACTAG